From a region of the Qipengyuania spongiae genome:
- a CDS encoding glutathione S-transferase family protein: MADYTFFFNPMSRAQIARWALHEAGADYESVHVPWDDRPRALLDANPMGKLPTIIHHSASGDHVVTEAAAICHYLAEQQAPELLAKASEMADYFRWLFFAAGPVEQAVTAKAMGWQVPEDREAMAGFGSFDRTIDSLDGLLSGRDWVVGGRFTMADVYVGSQVDWGLAFGTMPERESFKAYAERCRAREAYRTAKAIDEKLIGEMQDG, translated from the coding sequence ATGGCGGATTACACCTTCTTCTTCAATCCGATGAGCCGGGCGCAGATCGCCCGCTGGGCGCTGCACGAGGCGGGTGCGGATTACGAGAGTGTGCATGTCCCGTGGGACGACCGGCCCCGCGCGCTGCTCGATGCCAATCCGATGGGCAAATTGCCGACGATAATCCACCATTCGGCAAGCGGCGACCATGTGGTCACGGAAGCTGCGGCGATCTGCCATTATCTCGCCGAACAGCAGGCGCCCGAATTGCTGGCCAAGGCGAGCGAGATGGCGGATTATTTCCGCTGGCTGTTCTTCGCCGCCGGACCGGTCGAACAGGCGGTGACAGCCAAGGCGATGGGCTGGCAGGTGCCCGAGGATCGGGAAGCGATGGCAGGCTTCGGCAGCTTCGATCGCACCATAGATTCGCTCGACGGATTGCTGTCGGGACGTGACTGGGTCGTGGGCGGGCGTTTCACCATGGCAGATGTCTATGTCGGCAGCCAAGTCGACTGGGGGCTGGCTTTCGGCACCATGCCCGAACGAGAAAGCTTCAAAGCCTATGCCGAACGCTGCCGCGCCCGCGAAGCCTATCGCACCGCCAAGGCGATCGACGAGAAATTGATCGGGGAGATGCAGGATGGCTGA
- a CDS encoding DUF1428 domain-containing protein: protein MTYVSGFVLAVPDENREAYRASAEKAWPLFQEYGAISIMENWGDNVPQGKQTDLRRAVDLQDGETVVFSWVVWPDKSASDRCEASMESDERWQEMDMPFDGKRMIFGGFETIFSAEG from the coding sequence ATGACCTATGTATCCGGTTTCGTGCTGGCGGTGCCTGACGAAAATCGCGAGGCCTATCGCGCGTCGGCGGAAAAGGCCTGGCCGCTCTTTCAGGAATATGGCGCAATCTCGATAATGGAGAACTGGGGCGATAACGTGCCCCAGGGCAAGCAAACCGATCTGCGCCGCGCGGTCGATCTGCAGGATGGCGAGACGGTGGTCTTCAGCTGGGTCGTCTGGCCCGACAAATCAGCCAGCGACAGATGCGAGGCCAGCATGGAAAGCGACGAGCGCTGGCAGGAAATGGACATGCCGTTCGACGGCAAGCGCATGATCTTCGGCGGGTTCGAGACCATCTTCTCCGCCGAAGGGTAG
- a CDS encoding oxygenase MpaB family protein translates to MPSSSSFTSLAEKLRLRLVDQVRGVFNDVESGQQPVPPSDEALFAKDSPIRMVHADVIAMMVGGIRSLLLQMLHPHALQGVLDHSNFRADMHGRLRRTARFIAVTTYGHRDEAMKAVKRVNRIHARIGGTLPDGTPYAATDPRVLAWVHVAEATSFLAAYLRHVRPDMPGREQDEYYRQFAVIARALGADPVPTDRREAEAIFRKLRGDLSSSPAAREVADLVLNQRPEGAPPAVQAMLGSEAVALLPPFARSMLGLERPGLVAIPARAATWGMARTLRWAFRQN, encoded by the coding sequence ATGCCATCGTCCTCGTCCTTCACCTCCCTTGCCGAGAAGCTGCGTCTGCGCCTCGTCGATCAGGTTCGCGGCGTCTTCAACGATGTCGAGAGCGGCCAGCAACCGGTGCCGCCATCGGACGAGGCCCTGTTCGCCAAGGACAGTCCGATCCGCATGGTCCATGCCGACGTGATCGCGATGATGGTCGGCGGCATTCGCAGCCTGCTGCTCCAGATGCTCCACCCCCATGCGCTTCAGGGCGTGCTCGACCATTCGAACTTCCGCGCCGACATGCACGGACGCCTGCGGCGAACGGCGCGCTTTATCGCCGTGACGACCTACGGCCACCGGGACGAGGCGATGAAGGCGGTCAAACGGGTCAATCGCATCCACGCCCGCATCGGCGGCACCCTGCCCGACGGAACGCCCTATGCCGCCACCGATCCGCGCGTGCTGGCGTGGGTGCACGTGGCCGAGGCGACGAGCTTCCTTGCCGCCTATCTGCGCCATGTCCGCCCCGACATGCCGGGCCGCGAGCAGGACGAATATTACCGGCAGTTCGCAGTGATCGCCCGCGCTTTAGGAGCCGATCCCGTGCCTACCGACCGGCGCGAGGCGGAGGCGATCTTCCGCAAACTGCGCGGCGACCTGTCGTCCAGCCCGGCAGCGCGCGAGGTTGCCGATCTGGTGCTGAACCAGCGACCCGAGGGCGCGCCGCCCGCTGTGCAGGCCATGCTCGGTTCAGAGGCTGTGGCGCTCCTGCCGCCTTTCGCGCGATCGATGCTCGGGCTGGAGCGGCCCGGCCTCGTCGCAATTCCGGCACGCGCGGCGACCTGGGGGATGGCACGGACCCTGCGCTGGGCATTCCGCCAGAATTGA
- the cobS gene encoding cobaltochelatase subunit CobS yields the protein MNDMTDKSFDASEKTALSAPDTEVDVRETFGIDIDWKVPAFSKPDSRTPDLDPSYVFERDTTLAILAGFAHDRRVMVQGYHGTGKSTHIEQVAARLNWPCIRINLDAHISRIDLVGRDAIVLRDGLQVTEFREGLLPWALQHPVALVFDEYDAGRPDVMFVIQRVLEQQGKLTLLDQNRVIRPDPNFRLFATANTVGLGDTSGLYHGTQAINQGQMDRWNIVVGLNYLPPETEQEIVASKNPDTDPKLLADMIKVADMTRQGFINGDISTVMSPRTVITWAQNHAIFDDVGLSFRLSFLNKCDEEERALVAEYYQRVFGEDLPESVVAKR from the coding sequence ATGAACGACATGACCGACAAGAGCTTCGACGCGTCCGAAAAAACGGCGCTTTCCGCCCCCGATACCGAGGTGGACGTGCGCGAGACCTTCGGGATCGACATCGACTGGAAAGTTCCAGCCTTCTCGAAACCGGACAGCCGCACACCCGATCTCGATCCGTCCTACGTGTTCGAGCGCGACACGACGCTGGCGATCCTCGCCGGCTTCGCGCATGATCGTCGGGTCATGGTGCAGGGCTATCACGGCACCGGCAAGTCGACCCATATCGAGCAGGTCGCGGCGCGCCTCAACTGGCCGTGCATCCGCATCAATCTCGACGCGCATATCAGCCGCATCGATCTCGTCGGGCGCGATGCGATCGTGCTGCGCGACGGGTTGCAGGTGACCGAGTTCCGCGAGGGGCTTCTCCCGTGGGCGCTCCAGCACCCGGTCGCGCTGGTGTTCGACGAATACGATGCCGGGCGTCCGGACGTGATGTTCGTGATCCAGCGCGTTCTGGAACAGCAGGGCAAGCTGACCCTGCTCGACCAGAACCGGGTGATCCGGCCCGATCCGAACTTCCGCCTGTTCGCCACCGCCAACACGGTCGGCCTCGGCGATACCAGCGGGCTCTATCACGGGACGCAGGCGATCAACCAAGGCCAGATGGACCGCTGGAACATCGTTGTCGGATTGAACTACCTGCCGCCCGAGACCGAACAGGAGATCGTCGCGTCGAAGAACCCGGACACCGATCCCAAGCTGCTGGCCGACATGATCAAGGTCGCCGACATGACCCGGCAGGGCTTCATCAACGGCGATATCTCGACAGTGATGAGCCCGCGCACGGTCATCACCTGGGCGCAGAATCATGCGATCTTCGACGATGTCGGGCTTTCTTTCCGCCTCTCCTTCCTCAACAAGTGCGACGAGGAAGAGCGCGCACTGGTCGCCGAATATTACCAGCGCGTGTTCGGGGAAGACCTTCCCGAAAGCGTGGTGGCCAAGCGCTGA